A region of Chitinophaga horti DNA encodes the following proteins:
- the kdsA gene encoding 3-deoxy-8-phosphooctulonate synthase: protein MKTLKALLKEQYNPDNFFLIAGPCVVESEELLNTVAEKVSGICKRLNIPYIFKASYRKANRTSIHSFTGVGDVEGLELLQKTGQKFNLPVTSDIHSAAEAAMAAAYVDVLQIPAFLCRQTDILIAAAETGKVVNVKKGQFLSGESMKFAVEKVKGAGNEHVMLTERGTTFGYQDLVVDYRNIPIMKHHGAPVIMDCTHSLQQPNQSSGVTGGNPQMIGTIAKAAIATGADGLFIETHPDPSCALSDGANMLRLDLLEGLLEELVRLRQAVK from the coding sequence ATGAAAACATTAAAGGCATTACTGAAAGAACAATATAACCCGGATAACTTTTTCCTGATCGCAGGTCCATGTGTGGTAGAAAGCGAAGAACTGCTGAATACCGTGGCAGAAAAAGTATCGGGCATCTGTAAAAGGCTGAACATCCCTTACATCTTTAAAGCTTCTTACCGCAAGGCTAACCGTACGAGCATCCATTCCTTCACCGGCGTGGGTGATGTGGAAGGCCTGGAACTGCTGCAAAAGACTGGTCAGAAATTTAACCTGCCCGTTACCTCCGATATTCACTCTGCTGCCGAAGCTGCCATGGCCGCCGCTTATGTAGATGTGTTACAGATCCCGGCGTTCCTTTGCCGCCAGACCGACATCCTGATCGCTGCCGCCGAAACGGGTAAAGTAGTGAACGTGAAGAAAGGTCAGTTCCTCAGCGGCGAGTCTATGAAATTCGCGGTAGAAAAAGTAAAGGGCGCTGGCAACGAACACGTAATGCTCACCGAAAGAGGTACCACCTTCGGTTACCAGGACCTGGTGGTAGACTACCGCAACATTCCTATCATGAAGCACCACGGCGCCCCCGTGATCATGGACTGTACCCATAGCCTGCAGCAGCCTAACCAGAGCAGCGGCGTAACGGGCGGTAATCCGCAGATGATTGGCACCATTGCCAAGGCGGCTATTGCCACCGGTGCGGACGGACTGTTTATCGAAACCCACCCTGACCCTTCCTGCGCATTGTCTGATGGCGCCAACATGCTGCGCCTCGACCTGCTGGAAGGTTTGCTGGAAGAACTGGTGAGACTGAGACAGGCGGTGAAATAA
- a CDS encoding NAD-dependent epimerase/dehydratase family protein — protein sequence MKKDKILVIGACGQIGVELTLALRKMYGDQNVVASDLREEHELLKGSGPYVSLDVMNKEMLHVLVIRHNITQIYLLAAILSATGEKNPLLAWHINMQSLLNVLDIAKEEGLDKIYWPSSIAVFGPNSPKADTEQHTIIEPTTIYGISKFAGERWCEYYNHRYGIDVRSLRYPGLISYKSAPGGGTTDYAVEIYHEALEEGKYECFLREDTYLPMMYMPDAIRATIELMEADAARVKIRSAYNLSGMSFSPKEISEEIKKHIPSFTISYEPDYRQQIADGWPQSIDDSAAREQWGWKPEYDLEKMTVDMLKNLKK from the coding sequence ATGAAGAAAGATAAGATCCTTGTTATCGGCGCCTGCGGGCAGATCGGAGTAGAGCTGACACTGGCGTTGCGCAAAATGTATGGCGACCAGAACGTAGTGGCGTCCGACCTGCGGGAAGAACACGAGTTGCTGAAAGGCAGCGGCCCCTATGTATCGCTGGATGTGATGAACAAGGAAATGCTGCACGTGCTGGTGATCCGTCACAACATCACGCAGATTTACCTGCTGGCGGCTATCTTATCTGCTACCGGTGAAAAGAACCCGCTGCTGGCATGGCACATCAACATGCAAAGCCTGCTGAACGTGCTGGACATTGCTAAGGAAGAAGGCCTGGACAAAATCTACTGGCCCAGTTCCATCGCCGTATTTGGTCCTAACTCCCCTAAAGCCGATACCGAACAGCATACGATCATCGAACCGACTACCATCTATGGTATTAGCAAGTTCGCCGGTGAGCGCTGGTGCGAATACTATAATCACCGTTATGGCATCGATGTGCGCAGCCTGCGTTACCCGGGCCTGATCAGCTATAAATCTGCACCAGGCGGTGGTACTACCGACTACGCGGTGGAAATTTACCACGAGGCCCTGGAAGAAGGCAAATACGAGTGTTTCCTGCGCGAAGACACGTATCTGCCGATGATGTACATGCCCGACGCCATCCGTGCTACCATCGAACTGATGGAGGCCGATGCTGCCAGGGTGAAGATCCGTTCCGCTTACAACCTCTCCGGTATGAGCTTTTCTCCGAAAGAGATCAGCGAGGAGATCAAAAAACATATTCCGTCCTTTACTATCAGCTACGAACCAGACTACCGCCAGCAGATCGCCGACGGCTGGCCGCAGAGCATCGACGACTCCGCCGCCCGCGAACAATGGGGCTGGAAACCGGAATACGACCTGGAAAAGATGACTGTGGATATGTTGAAGAATTTGAAGAAGTAA
- the hutG gene encoding formimidoylglutamase, protein MIPSTFYNPPVQDYWQGRVDGTDAASLRWHQVVQCVDVSREVLPALQASQQGIVLLGFASDEGVRRNKGRVGAAQGPLVLRRSCASFPVHFEGHLLIDGGDINCANQDLSGAQQALATAVKSIIAAGYLPLLIGGGHEITYGHASGIYDSFQQEEIGLVNFDAHFDLRVPGPEGASSGTGFWQLAEDCRQTARSFHYLALGIQQNSNTRRLFDTADSLGVMHLPGEYFHVLKRESLLRNIHLFLDGVDKVYLTTCLDVFAAAFAPGVSATAYNGIQPDALFLECYREILYSGKLAGVDIAELNPSFDFDNRTAKLAASIVFETVVAYFQQ, encoded by the coding sequence ATGATCCCTTCAACGTTTTATAATCCGCCCGTGCAGGACTACTGGCAGGGCAGGGTAGATGGTACGGATGCTGCATCTCTCCGCTGGCACCAGGTGGTGCAGTGTGTGGACGTAAGCAGGGAAGTATTGCCCGCGCTGCAAGCCTCGCAGCAAGGGATCGTGCTCCTGGGCTTTGCCAGCGATGAAGGTGTGCGCCGCAACAAGGGCCGTGTAGGTGCCGCGCAGGGGCCGCTCGTGTTACGCCGCAGCTGCGCCAGCTTTCCCGTACATTTCGAGGGTCATTTACTGATCGATGGCGGCGATATCAATTGCGCTAACCAGGACTTGTCCGGTGCACAACAAGCCTTGGCCACAGCAGTAAAATCGATCATCGCAGCGGGTTACCTGCCTTTGTTGATCGGTGGCGGACACGAGATCACTTATGGCCACGCCAGCGGGATTTATGATAGTTTTCAGCAGGAAGAGATAGGTCTCGTGAACTTCGACGCCCACTTCGACCTGCGCGTACCCGGCCCTGAAGGGGCCAGCTCCGGCACCGGCTTCTGGCAGCTGGCGGAGGATTGCCGGCAAACAGCACGCAGCTTTCACTACCTCGCACTGGGCATCCAGCAAAACAGCAATACCCGCCGCCTGTTCGACACCGCCGATTCGCTCGGCGTCATGCATCTGCCCGGTGAGTACTTCCACGTACTGAAACGCGAATCGCTCCTGCGCAATATTCATTTGTTTTTAGATGGGGTGGATAAGGTATACCTCACCACTTGTCTTGATGTATTTGCCGCCGCTTTTGCACCCGGCGTAAGTGCTACGGCTTACAACGGCATTCAGCCAGATGCCTTATTCCTGGAGTGTTACCGCGAAATATTGTATAGCGGTAAACTGGCCGGCGTCGACATCGCGGAGTTAAATCCCTCGTTCGATTTTGATAACCGTACCGCTAAACTGGCGGCCAGTATTGTGTTTGAGACGGTGGTTGCTTATTTTCAGCAGTAA
- a CDS encoding metallophosphoesterase family protein, with translation MKRIGLMSDTHSYLHPQVFKYFDQVDEIWHAGDIGNAELADQLEAFKPFRAVWGNVDGADLRVRYPEVNRFILEDVKVWITHIGGYPGKYAPSIKEIIHKYPPHLYITGHSHILKVVRDPKLNLLHINPGACGQQGWHKVKTLVRFVLDSGNISQLEVIELPR, from the coding sequence ATGAAGCGTATCGGATTAATGTCGGACACCCACAGTTACCTGCATCCGCAGGTGTTTAAATACTTCGACCAGGTTGATGAAATATGGCATGCCGGCGATATCGGCAACGCGGAACTCGCCGACCAGCTCGAAGCATTTAAACCGTTTCGCGCCGTATGGGGCAATGTAGACGGGGCCGATCTGCGGGTACGTTATCCCGAAGTGAACCGCTTTATCCTCGAAGATGTAAAGGTGTGGATCACACACATCGGCGGTTATCCGGGCAAGTATGCGCCATCTATCAAAGAGATTATTCATAAGTATCCCCCACATCTGTATATCACCGGGCATTCCCACATCCTCAAAGTGGTGCGCGATCCCAAACTCAACCTGCTGCATATAAACCCGGGAGCCTGCGGCCAGCAAGGCTGGCATAAGGTAAAAACGCTGGTACGGTTTGTGTTGGACAGTGGCAATATATCTCAGTTAGAGGTGATTGAGTTGCCGCGCTAA
- a CDS encoding HD domain-containing protein — MQHITGEVWQQLSSAYPSHHALFRATFKHINERYGSTGRHYHNMEHLGQMLTLLAQVRDKVKDPDSLAFAIYFHDIVYKAGSNDNEEKSAAEAAQFLQQLGFSPADIRKVTGWINATKAHQNPDNDPDLNYLLDIDLGILGAPLLSYVEYTRQIRQEYSMFPDLLYNPGRKKVLKHFLNMPFIYKTAAFQQLFEQQARENITWEIGTL; from the coding sequence ATGCAGCATATTACCGGCGAGGTATGGCAGCAACTATCCTCTGCTTACCCATCCCATCACGCTTTATTCCGGGCGACATTTAAGCATATTAACGAAAGATATGGCAGTACCGGCCGGCATTACCATAATATGGAACACCTGGGCCAGATGCTGACGCTGCTCGCGCAAGTGCGGGACAAAGTGAAAGACCCGGACAGCCTGGCATTTGCGATCTACTTTCACGACATCGTGTACAAGGCGGGCAGTAACGATAATGAAGAAAAGAGCGCCGCAGAGGCCGCACAGTTCCTGCAGCAGCTTGGTTTTTCACCTGCTGATATCCGTAAGGTAACAGGCTGGATCAATGCCACCAAAGCCCATCAAAACCCCGATAACGACCCTGACCTCAATTACCTGCTGGACATAGACCTAGGCATCCTGGGGGCGCCCTTGCTATCTTATGTGGAGTACACACGGCAGATAAGGCAGGAGTACAGCATGTTCCCCGACCTCCTCTATAACCCCGGGCGTAAAAAAGTATTGAAGCATTTCCTGAACATGCCGTTTATCTATAAAACCGCAGCGTTCCAACAATTGTTTGAGCAACAGGCGCGGGAGAATATCACCTGGGAGATAGGTACTTTGTAA
- a CDS encoding aconitate hydratase — protein sequence MVFDIDMIKKLYAALPGKVEATRKMLGRPLTLAEKILYAHLYAPATSAYERGKSYVEFAPDRVAMQDATAQMALLQFMTCGRASVAVPSTVHCDHLIQAKTGAVADLATANETNKEVYEFLSSISNKYGIGFWKPGAGIIHQVVLENYAFPGGMMIGTDSHTPNAGGLGMVAIGVGGADAVDVMAGLPWELKMPKLIGVHLKGKMSGWTSAKDVILQVAGLLTVKGGTGAIVEYFGEGADSMSATGKATVCNMGAEIGATCSLFAYDEKMSAYLKTTSREEVATLADGVREHLRPDEGVYADPSKFYDQLIEIDLDTLEPFVNGPFTPDLAWPISKFAQAVKENNWPEKLEVALIGSCTNSSYEDISRSASLAQQAIDKKLDVKSEFTITPGSELVRFTIERDGLLNTFDQIGGVVLANACGPCIGQWARHIDDPTRKNSIITSFNRNFAKRNDGLASTHAFVASPEIVTALAIAGDLTFNPLTDTLTNKNGEQVKLDEPKGYELPPKGFEVEDAGYQAPAEDGSGVQVIVSPSSDRLQLLEAFKAWEGTDLKGLKLLIKAKGKCTTDHISMAGPWLKYRGHLDNISNNMLIGAINYFNDKTDTVKNQVTGEYGTVPGTQRVYKAQGIGSIVVGDENYGEGSSREHAAMEPRHLGVRAILVKSFARIHETNLKKQGMLALTFNDKEDYEKVQEDDSIDIVGLNTFTPGKSLTVVLNHKDGSKDEITVNHTYNEQQIQWFIAGGALNVIRAEFAKKQ from the coding sequence ATGGTGTTTGATATTGACATGATTAAAAAATTGTATGCGGCTCTCCCGGGTAAGGTGGAAGCTACCCGTAAGATGCTTGGCAGACCGCTTACATTGGCTGAGAAGATCCTATACGCTCACCTTTATGCGCCCGCTACCAGTGCGTACGAAAGGGGAAAGTCTTATGTCGAATTTGCACCAGATCGCGTAGCGATGCAAGACGCTACCGCCCAGATGGCTCTTCTGCAATTTATGACCTGTGGCCGCGCTTCTGTGGCAGTACCGTCTACCGTACACTGTGATCACCTGATCCAGGCGAAAACAGGCGCTGTAGCCGATCTGGCGACCGCGAACGAAACAAACAAAGAAGTTTACGAGTTCCTGTCCTCTATTTCTAATAAATACGGTATCGGCTTCTGGAAACCAGGCGCTGGTATCATTCACCAGGTGGTACTGGAAAACTACGCCTTCCCTGGCGGTATGATGATCGGTACCGACTCACACACGCCTAACGCAGGTGGTTTGGGCATGGTGGCTATCGGTGTTGGCGGTGCTGACGCGGTAGACGTAATGGCAGGCCTCCCATGGGAGCTGAAAATGCCAAAACTGATTGGTGTTCACCTGAAAGGTAAAATGAGTGGCTGGACTTCCGCCAAAGACGTAATCCTGCAGGTAGCAGGCCTGCTGACCGTAAAAGGTGGCACCGGCGCTATCGTGGAATACTTTGGTGAAGGTGCAGACAGCATGAGCGCCACCGGTAAAGCGACCGTTTGTAACATGGGTGCCGAAATCGGTGCTACTTGTTCTCTCTTCGCTTACGATGAGAAAATGAGCGCTTACCTGAAAACCACCAGCCGCGAAGAAGTGGCTACCCTGGCAGACGGTGTACGCGAGCACCTGCGTCCGGACGAAGGCGTTTACGCAGATCCTTCCAAGTTCTACGATCAGCTGATCGAGATCGACCTGGATACCCTGGAGCCTTTCGTAAATGGTCCGTTCACGCCGGATCTGGCTTGGCCTATCTCTAAATTCGCTCAGGCAGTTAAAGAAAACAACTGGCCAGAGAAACTGGAAGTAGCCCTCATCGGTTCCTGCACCAACTCTTCTTACGAAGATATCAGCCGTTCCGCTTCACTGGCGCAACAGGCTATCGATAAAAAGCTGGACGTTAAATCCGAGTTCACGATCACTCCAGGTTCTGAACTGGTACGTTTCACGATCGAGAGAGACGGATTGCTCAATACCTTCGACCAGATCGGCGGTGTTGTACTGGCTAACGCCTGTGGTCCCTGTATCGGTCAGTGGGCACGTCACATCGACGATCCTACCCGTAAAAACTCGATCATCACCTCCTTTAACAGGAACTTCGCGAAACGTAACGACGGCCTGGCATCTACCCACGCATTCGTTGCATCTCCCGAAATCGTAACGGCGCTGGCGATTGCAGGCGACCTTACCTTTAACCCGCTGACAGACACCCTCACCAACAAAAATGGCGAGCAGGTGAAACTGGACGAGCCTAAAGGTTACGAACTGCCTCCTAAAGGTTTTGAGGTGGAAGATGCCGGTTACCAGGCGCCTGCCGAAGATGGTAGCGGTGTTCAGGTTATCGTATCCCCTTCTTCTGACCGCCTGCAGCTGCTGGAAGCGTTCAAAGCATGGGAAGGTACTGATCTGAAAGGCCTGAAACTGCTGATCAAAGCAAAAGGTAAATGTACTACTGACCACATCTCTATGGCAGGTCCATGGTTGAAATACCGCGGTCACCTGGACAATATCTCCAATAACATGCTGATCGGCGCGATCAACTACTTTAACGATAAAACAGACACCGTTAAAAACCAGGTAACTGGCGAATACGGTACTGTTCCTGGCACACAGCGTGTGTACAAAGCACAGGGCATCGGTTCTATCGTAGTAGGCGACGAAAACTACGGTGAAGGTTCTTCCCGCGAGCACGCGGCTATGGAGCCACGCCACCTGGGTGTTCGTGCGATCCTGGTGAAATCTTTCGCCCGTATCCACGAAACCAACCTGAAAAAACAGGGTATGCTGGCGTTGACTTTCAACGATAAAGAGGATTATGAAAAAGTACAGGAAGACGATAGCATCGACATTGTTGGACTGAACACTTTCACTCCCGGCAAGTCACTCACTGTGGTGCTGAACCACAAAGATGGCAGCAAAGACGAAATCACCGTTAACCATACTTACAATGAACAACAAATCCAGTGGTTCATTGCAGGTGGTGCGCTGAACGTGATCAGGGCTGAATTTGCAAAAAAGCAATAG
- the hutU gene encoding urocanate hydratase — translation MNHSDFLKQYAAHPHYKAPRGTQLHAQSWQTEAPLRMLLNNLDHEVAENPDELVVYGGIGQAARNREALQKIIEILLQLDNEHSLLVQSGKPVGIVRTHPQAPRVLLANSNLVPKWATWEHFNDLRAKGLMMYGQMTAGSWIYIGTQGILQGTYETFVECGRQQFNGSLSGKLLVTAGIGGMGGAQPLAATMAGATFLGADVDASRIQKRIDTKYIDRMTHSYEQAMQWAMEAKANGEAISIGVVMDAGDLLERLLKDNIIPDILTDQTSAHDPINGYVPNGLSLAEAAALRKSDPAAYKQRSLKSMARHVGLMLEMQQRGAVTFDYGNNLREFAKEGGEANAFNFPGFTPAYIRPLFCEGKGPFRWVALSGDPEDIYTTDRALMEAFPDDQPLHNWLHKAQERVAFQGLPARICWLGMGEREKAGLLFNELVRTGKVKAPIVIGRDHLDCGSVASPNRETEAMKDGSDAVSDWTLLNLMSNTAGGATWVSFHHGGGVGMGYSQHAGMVVLADGTDRAEACLRRVLHNDPALGIFRHADAGYEKAQQWQQQFNLQF, via the coding sequence ATGAATCATTCCGACTTTCTTAAACAATACGCGGCACACCCGCACTATAAAGCCCCCCGGGGCACGCAACTGCATGCACAGTCCTGGCAAACAGAAGCTCCGCTGCGCATGCTGCTCAACAACCTCGATCACGAAGTAGCCGAAAACCCCGATGAACTGGTGGTTTACGGCGGCATAGGCCAGGCTGCCCGCAACCGCGAGGCCTTACAAAAGATCATCGAGATCCTGCTACAGCTGGATAATGAACATTCCTTGCTCGTGCAATCAGGCAAACCGGTAGGCATCGTACGTACGCATCCGCAAGCGCCACGCGTGCTGCTCGCTAACAGCAACCTCGTGCCCAAATGGGCTACCTGGGAGCATTTCAACGACCTGCGTGCAAAAGGGTTAATGATGTACGGACAAATGACCGCCGGCAGCTGGATTTACATCGGCACGCAAGGCATTTTGCAGGGTACATATGAAACCTTTGTGGAGTGTGGTCGACAGCAATTCAATGGCAGCCTGTCCGGTAAACTCTTAGTAACTGCAGGCATCGGCGGCATGGGCGGCGCGCAACCGCTGGCAGCTACGATGGCCGGCGCAACTTTTTTAGGGGCAGATGTAGATGCCTCGCGTATCCAGAAGCGTATCGATACCAAATACATCGACCGTATGACGCATTCGTACGAACAAGCTATGCAGTGGGCCATGGAGGCGAAAGCGAACGGAGAGGCGATTTCCATCGGGGTAGTGATGGATGCTGGCGATCTGCTGGAAAGACTGTTAAAGGATAACATTATTCCCGATATTCTTACGGATCAGACTTCCGCACACGACCCGATCAACGGGTATGTGCCAAATGGTTTATCGTTAGCCGAAGCCGCAGCGCTGCGCAAATCCGACCCGGCCGCGTACAAGCAACGCAGCCTGAAGAGTATGGCGCGTCACGTCGGGTTAATGCTGGAGATGCAGCAACGCGGCGCAGTTACGTTCGACTATGGCAACAACCTGCGCGAGTTCGCGAAAGAAGGCGGAGAAGCTAATGCGTTCAACTTCCCTGGCTTTACGCCGGCGTATATTCGTCCGCTGTTTTGCGAAGGTAAAGGCCCGTTCCGTTGGGTGGCTTTAAGTGGGGATCCTGAAGATATTTATACCACGGATCGTGCATTGATGGAAGCCTTTCCGGACGATCAGCCTCTGCATAACTGGCTGCACAAAGCACAGGAACGCGTAGCCTTCCAGGGACTGCCCGCGCGTATTTGCTGGCTCGGTATGGGCGAAAGAGAAAAGGCCGGGCTGCTGTTCAACGAACTGGTACGTACCGGCAAGGTAAAAGCACCCATCGTTATCGGCCGCGATCACCTCGACTGCGGCTCTGTCGCCTCGCCCAACCGCGAAACGGAAGCCATGAAAGATGGTTCGGATGCAGTATCCGACTGGACTTTATTGAACCTGATGTCTAACACGGCAGGTGGAGCTACCTGGGTGTCGTTTCACCATGGCGGCGGTGTAGGGATGGGGTATTCACAACATGCAGGCATGGTGGTACTGGCTGATGGTACGGACCGTGCGGAAGCCTGTCTGCGCCGTGTGCTGCACAACGATCCGGCATTGGGTATTTTCCGCCATGCAGATGCGGGTTATGAAAAAGCGCAGCAATGGCAACAACAATTTAATCTTCAGTTTTAA
- a CDS encoding PspC domain-containing protein — MNRLKDFMEWQAFGVCSAIGAKIGVATSRIRLFFIYTSFLTIGSPVIVYMILAFWVNMKNYIANARRNPLRYL, encoded by the coding sequence ATGAACCGTTTAAAAGACTTTATGGAATGGCAGGCCTTTGGCGTTTGTTCAGCCATAGGGGCGAAAATAGGGGTAGCCACTTCCCGGATACGCCTGTTTTTCATCTACACCAGCTTTCTGACCATTGGCTCGCCGGTGATCGTTTACATGATTCTCGCCTTTTGGGTGAACATGAAAAACTACATCGCTAACGCCCGTCGTAATCCCCTGCGTTACCTGTAA
- the hutI gene encoding imidazolonepropionase, giving the protein MRLTGPFAQIITMAGLPLKGALADEQLEVINDSGIITNEGKIVAVGNYEALLAAHPGIDTDVRKQPMVLLPGFIDCHTHICFDGTRSRDYAMRISGKSYLDIARAGGGIWDSVTKTRAAKEQVLAESLISRANRHFQEGVTTIEVKSGYGLDAYAEIKMLRAIKYAAQHTPATLISTCLAAHMKPRDYEGTEQQYLDWIITDLLPVLKEHDLTNRVDIFIEETAFSAATALSFLEKAKAMGMALTVHADQFTAAGTAVAVQAGALSADHLEASTDKEIALLAASDTVAVVLPGASMGLGMPYAPARRLLDAGTCVAIASDWNPGSAPMGDLLMQAAVMSAAEKLSTAEVLAGLTVRAAKALGLQHTGALQPGMDADFQAYETTDYRDILYYQGKLKPATVWKGGQKIIML; this is encoded by the coding sequence ATGCGTTTAACAGGACCTTTTGCACAAATCATCACGATGGCCGGCCTGCCCCTCAAAGGTGCGCTGGCGGACGAGCAGTTGGAAGTGATCAACGATTCGGGCATCATTACGAATGAAGGTAAGATCGTGGCTGTCGGTAATTACGAAGCATTACTCGCTGCCCACCCGGGAATTGATACGGATGTGCGTAAACAACCGATGGTATTGTTGCCTGGTTTCATCGACTGTCATACACACATCTGCTTCGATGGTACACGCAGCCGTGATTACGCGATGCGCATCTCTGGAAAATCTTATTTAGACATCGCCCGCGCCGGCGGTGGTATATGGGATTCTGTAACGAAAACCCGCGCCGCTAAAGAGCAGGTGCTGGCCGAAAGTCTTATCTCCCGCGCCAACCGCCACTTCCAGGAAGGCGTTACGACGATAGAAGTGAAAAGTGGGTATGGGCTGGATGCGTATGCAGAAATCAAAATGCTGCGCGCCATCAAGTACGCTGCGCAACACACGCCGGCTACGCTGATCTCCACCTGCCTGGCCGCACACATGAAACCGCGCGATTATGAAGGTACGGAGCAGCAATACCTCGATTGGATCATCACCGATCTGCTACCCGTGTTAAAAGAGCATGACCTTACTAACCGGGTAGATATCTTCATAGAAGAAACAGCCTTCTCAGCCGCTACAGCCCTGTCTTTCCTGGAGAAGGCGAAAGCAATGGGCATGGCGTTAACGGTACATGCCGACCAGTTCACGGCTGCCGGTACCGCCGTGGCTGTGCAGGCTGGCGCATTATCAGCCGATCACCTGGAAGCGAGCACTGATAAGGAGATCGCCTTACTCGCCGCCTCTGACACAGTAGCGGTTGTATTACCCGGTGCCTCCATGGGCCTGGGCATGCCCTACGCGCCTGCCCGTCGTTTGCTCGACGCCGGTACCTGCGTAGCCATTGCCAGCGACTGGAACCCGGGCTCTGCGCCTATGGGCGACTTACTGATGCAGGCGGCGGTAATGAGCGCTGCAGAAAAACTAAGCACAGCCGAAGTGCTGGCAGGCCTAACGGTACGGGCGGCCAAAGCTTTAGGACTTCAGCACACAGGTGCCCTGCAACCCGGTATGGATGCAGACTTCCAGGCTTATGAGACGACGGACTACCGCGACATCCTGTACTACCAGGGCAAACTAAAACCCGCCACGGTGTGGAAAGGCGGACAAAAGATAATCATGTTATGA
- a CDS encoding DUF4421 domain-containing protein, protein MRKILLLFTFLCYVICSTQAQRKESFLKRALRTNNDTIYVQQYLTDVTFRMLGQRKYSYYDLNDRGERRELLYRPNNRFTVGIGANYEILGLNLVFNVPFLNRDESLGKTKFLDLQTHFYLRKFAIDLFGNYYKGFYIANPRSFIPGYQPGDGFPKRSDLYHTNFGLQVQYIFNDTRFSYRAAFVQNEWQKRSAGSLIAGGEAYRMEVRSDSNLVPTGNPEFFDGSTFSKSSIFTVVGNIGYAYTFVYRKHFYATGALSAGLGINSTAMRFQEGHNKLQEIGWQFNNTVRLSAGYNSAKYFAGVHYVEVITRGQSPVARTYQTFGAGTFRVSVGRRFGLKKPWIKPGSLLSTVKKD, encoded by the coding sequence ATGCGAAAAATTCTACTACTGTTTACATTTCTTTGCTACGTTATTTGCAGCACACAGGCGCAACGTAAGGAGAGTTTTCTGAAAAGGGCTCTGCGTACGAATAACGATACCATTTATGTGCAGCAATATCTCACCGATGTTACTTTTCGCATGCTTGGCCAGCGTAAATACTCCTACTATGATCTTAACGACCGTGGCGAACGCCGCGAGCTGCTATATCGGCCTAACAACCGGTTTACTGTAGGTATAGGAGCGAACTATGAAATACTGGGCCTCAACCTGGTGTTTAACGTTCCTTTCCTTAACCGTGATGAATCGCTGGGTAAAACAAAATTCCTCGACCTGCAAACGCATTTTTACCTGCGTAAGTTTGCTATTGACTTGTTCGGTAACTATTACAAGGGATTCTATATCGCCAACCCGCGCAGCTTTATTCCTGGTTATCAACCCGGCGATGGTTTTCCTAAACGCAGCGATTTATACCATACGAACTTCGGTTTGCAGGTGCAGTATATTTTTAACGATACCAGGTTCTCTTATCGCGCCGCCTTTGTGCAAAACGAATGGCAAAAACGTAGTGCCGGTTCGCTGATAGCCGGGGGGGAGGCGTATCGTATGGAAGTTCGTTCGGACTCTAATCTCGTGCCTACAGGCAATCCCGAATTCTTTGACGGCTCAACTTTCAGCAAAAGCTCCATCTTTACAGTGGTGGGAAATATTGGTTATGCATATACATTTGTGTACCGTAAGCATTTTTACGCAACCGGTGCGTTGTCCGCTGGACTCGGTATCAATTCTACCGCCATGCGTTTCCAGGAAGGGCATAACAAGCTGCAGGAAATAGGCTGGCAGTTTAACAATACCGTCCGCTTATCCGCAGGTTATAACTCCGCAAAATACTTTGCCGGTGTGCATTACGTAGAGGTGATCACGCGCGGGCAATCGCCTGTTGCACGTACATACCAAACCTTCGGTGCAGGCACCTTTCGTGTGAGTGTGGGGCGCCGTTTCGGGTTAAAGAAACCCTGGATAAAACCGGGTTCGTTGCTTAGTACCGTGAAAAAAGACTGA